Proteins co-encoded in one Lentisphaera araneosa HTCC2155 genomic window:
- a CDS encoding UDP-N-acetylmuramoyl-L-alanyl-D-glutamate--2,6-diaminopimelate ligase yields MKSSNDFLEMLEELNPRLSGVLPELIYGFSSDSRKIKEGFAFSVLKGTQQDGKAYITEALAKGARLLLCEEFLDVAIPQICIDDIRKANALLADLFHAHVSENLKIIAVTGTNGKSSTAYIIQYLLNHLGKSTAIIGTLGRGLGGEMKASALTTPGAEELHSFFAEVAKGGAEYVVLEASSHGLDQQRLYGLGFEAVLFTNLSEDHLQYHGSMENYFSAKKSLFDDYDSKIKIVNSDDAYGKRLRDSQTKVFSQDPDSDCQVLQNSVKLEGTECLLPQLLGEYNIYNAAGAMLLVKEILGPSYVGKIKLAMEKFSGIPGRMELFKKNNGAQVIVDFAHAQEALEKVICELRKNCREKLSIVFGCGGDRDPARRYGMGEASDLADEVILTNDNPRSEDPQQIINDILSSKKKEARVIFDREQAIRLAWEELEPNDCLLIAGKGHEEKQIFKDHIESFSDRSLCRKLIEEESSC; encoded by the coding sequence ATGAAGTCAAGTAATGATTTTTTAGAAATGCTAGAAGAGCTCAACCCTCGTTTAAGTGGGGTGTTGCCCGAGTTGATCTATGGCTTTAGTTCTGATTCACGAAAAATAAAAGAGGGTTTCGCTTTTTCCGTATTAAAGGGAACTCAACAAGATGGCAAGGCTTATATTACCGAAGCTTTAGCGAAAGGCGCAAGACTATTACTATGTGAAGAATTCCTCGATGTGGCCATCCCTCAGATTTGTATTGATGATATAAGAAAAGCGAATGCACTTTTGGCGGATTTATTTCATGCTCATGTAAGTGAAAATCTCAAGATTATTGCTGTGACAGGAACCAATGGTAAATCGAGTACAGCTTATATCATTCAATACTTGCTCAATCATCTTGGCAAATCGACGGCTATTATAGGGACTCTTGGTCGGGGACTTGGTGGTGAAATGAAAGCGAGTGCTTTAACAACTCCTGGAGCTGAAGAATTACATAGCTTTTTTGCGGAAGTTGCAAAAGGTGGTGCGGAATACGTGGTTTTAGAAGCTTCGAGTCATGGCCTCGATCAGCAGCGTCTATATGGCTTGGGATTTGAAGCCGTGCTCTTCACTAATTTGAGTGAGGATCACTTGCAGTACCATGGCTCTATGGAGAATTATTTTAGCGCTAAAAAGTCACTTTTTGATGATTATGATTCAAAAATTAAAATTGTGAACAGTGATGATGCCTATGGAAAACGTTTGCGAGATTCGCAAACTAAAGTGTTTTCACAGGATCCAGATAGTGATTGTCAAGTATTGCAAAACTCCGTGAAGCTAGAGGGGACGGAGTGTTTGTTGCCTCAGCTTTTAGGGGAATACAATATATATAATGCGGCTGGAGCCATGCTTTTAGTTAAAGAGATCTTGGGTCCTAGTTATGTGGGCAAGATTAAATTAGCCATGGAGAAATTTTCTGGAATTCCGGGTAGGATGGAACTATTCAAGAAAAATAATGGAGCACAGGTAATTGTTGATTTCGCCCATGCTCAAGAAGCTTTGGAAAAGGTAATTTGCGAACTTCGCAAAAATTGCCGAGAGAAACTCTCTATAGTTTTTGGTTGCGGTGGCGATCGAGATCCCGCCCGACGCTATGGCATGGGGGAAGCATCTGATTTAGCTGATGAAGTTATTTTGACGAATGATAATCCACGTAGTGAGGATCCGCAGCAAATTATTAATGATATCTTATCGTCGAAAAAGAAAGAAGCGCGAGTGATTTTTGATAGAGAACAAGCGATTCGGTTGGCATGGGAAGAATTAGAGCCGAATGACTGCTTGCTCATAGCGGGAAAAGGTCATGAAGAAAAACAAATTTTTAAAGATCACATCGAAAGTTTTAGTGATCGGAGTTTATGTAGAAAATTGATTGAGGAAGAAAGTTCATGTTAG
- a CDS encoding peptidoglycan D,D-transpeptidase FtsI family protein — MVLVSALAFILFSTLLARFYYVQVHRHEELLGKAQKKYTAKRLSKGRRGMIFDSTRSPAPNILAMTRVTYEVFAEPKHMGSRKWEVFDILKKETGVSDDLLRPRFLNEKLVQVVVAKGITIDKVMKLREMKLPGLHYKESQSRFYPKYSLASNVLGFINHQGKGVMGIESTFDKQMTPTTGEVVIERSRKNRELQTLKSVNPKDGWDVYLTISEPIQSFMEEELDRLVSKIPCKSVYAMMTDPRTGAIMAMAQRPTFNPNDRSSMKAGSYTNRMVEHVFEPGSIMKACSIAVVMGLRNFSFNDRIDCEDGMWYFAGRPLRDAGHNYGNIPIWQVIQKSSNIGTAKLAISVGKHAMYSGLRRFGFGEKSGLNMGTESRGIFRHVDKWDGLSISRMPIGQGIAVTVPQMMQAWGALANDGNMMQLRVVDKVKKPDTGEVIEYPPILKRRVLPLRVTQGMTNALKTVTRDGGTAPKAHVPGYYVAGKTGTSQKWINNAYSDRIHVASFVGYAPADNPEFVLMIVVDEPSYKYRYGGTAAAPTFRRIAEKTLRYLNVTPDLPDEITDEVK; from the coding sequence TTGGTCTTAGTTAGCGCTTTGGCCTTTATCTTATTTTCGACTTTATTGGCGCGTTTTTATTATGTGCAAGTTCATCGTCACGAAGAACTCCTAGGGAAAGCACAAAAGAAGTACACGGCAAAGCGCCTTTCAAAAGGTCGTCGTGGAATGATTTTCGATTCTACGCGCTCACCGGCACCCAATATCCTAGCAATGACCCGAGTGACTTACGAAGTTTTTGCTGAGCCCAAGCATATGGGATCAAGGAAATGGGAGGTTTTTGATATTCTTAAAAAAGAAACTGGCGTGAGTGATGATTTATTGAGACCTCGCTTTCTTAACGAAAAACTAGTTCAAGTGGTGGTAGCCAAAGGTATTACCATCGATAAGGTAATGAAGCTACGCGAAATGAAGCTTCCCGGCCTTCATTATAAAGAATCGCAAAGTCGTTTCTACCCCAAGTATAGTTTGGCTTCAAATGTCTTAGGCTTCATTAATCACCAAGGCAAAGGAGTGATGGGGATTGAGTCGACTTTTGATAAACAAATGACTCCTACAACAGGTGAAGTCGTTATCGAAAGATCGCGAAAAAATAGAGAGCTACAAACACTAAAAAGTGTTAATCCCAAAGATGGCTGGGATGTCTACCTCACAATTTCGGAACCCATACAATCATTTATGGAAGAAGAACTCGATCGCTTGGTGTCGAAAATCCCTTGTAAGTCAGTTTACGCTATGATGACTGATCCGAGGACAGGCGCCATAATGGCAATGGCTCAAAGACCGACATTTAATCCGAATGACCGTTCCTCGATGAAAGCAGGGAGTTATACCAACCGGATGGTTGAGCATGTTTTTGAGCCTGGTTCAATCATGAAAGCTTGTAGTATTGCAGTAGTTATGGGGCTGAGAAACTTTTCATTTAATGACCGTATTGATTGCGAAGATGGCATGTGGTATTTTGCAGGGAGACCTTTGCGAGATGCGGGACACAATTATGGGAATATCCCAATATGGCAGGTGATTCAGAAATCGAGTAATATTGGTACAGCTAAATTAGCTATTAGTGTAGGTAAACATGCCATGTACTCTGGTTTGAGACGTTTTGGTTTCGGAGAAAAAAGTGGATTGAACATGGGGACTGAATCTCGAGGAATTTTCCGTCACGTTGATAAGTGGGATGGCTTATCCATTAGTCGTATGCCCATTGGTCAAGGTATTGCTGTAACGGTCCCCCAAATGATGCAGGCTTGGGGAGCCTTGGCAAACGACGGCAATATGATGCAGTTGCGTGTCGTTGATAAAGTTAAAAAGCCCGACACGGGCGAAGTGATTGAATATCCGCCCATACTTAAACGTCGAGTTTTACCTTTGCGAGTGACGCAAGGTATGACCAATGCCTTGAAGACAGTGACGCGTGATGGCGGTACGGCTCCCAAGGCTCATGTGCCTGGTTATTATGTGGCAGGGAAAACGGGTACTTCTCAAAAATGGATTAATAATGCTTACTCTGACCGTATTCACGTGGCGTCATTTGTCGGTTATGCACCTGCAGATAATCCTGAGTTTGTACTGATGATTGTGGTCGATGAGCCCTCCTATAAATATCGTTATGGCGGTACGGCTGCAGCTCCGACTTTTCGAAGAATTGCGGAAAAAACTTTGCGCTACTTAAATGTGACACCTGATTTACCAGACGAAATTACAGATGAAGTCAAGTAA
- a CDS encoding DEAD/DEAH box helicase: MKKIFGGEPEPTKEQEAPKPQAQQGSNQNKKNHEQKKSQDNQSSHGQKQGKNNQKHDSKPRNNNQKHESKPKNNNQRQHKAQHVNVTPLTPAKTDNSWVAPTEIPVEEGKKAFLSMDLCPAVQRAIHEMDFKFCTPVQEGVLPISLKGQDVAAKAQTGTGKTAAFLISMYNHFVNNPQTEVKAGTPRALILAPTRELALQIGADAEGLGKYCDIRVETFFGGMDFDKQAQILRGRVDIAVATPGRLMDYHRRKMINLREVEFLCIDEADRMLDMGFIPDVRKIVGYLPGRDKRITQLYSATLNQSVLNLAASWLNEKYEKVEINPETIVSKNVDQKVYTVTANQKENVILWHLKNEEVKRMIIFANRKFDCERLADKLYQYGVDKLELLTGDVPQKKRMRILEEFRSGKVQVLVATDVAGRGIHVDDVSHVVNYELPYEPEDYVHRVGRTGRASALGKAISFADENSGFELPEIECYIEMQLPAEVPLEGMTDDHDKKHSERKFAQKRGGNKHSGNRNKGGSRHQERNGGHHHRNKRR; the protein is encoded by the coding sequence TTGAAGAAAATTTTTGGTGGTGAACCAGAGCCAACCAAAGAGCAAGAGGCTCCCAAGCCCCAAGCCCAACAAGGCTCGAATCAGAATAAGAAAAATCACGAGCAAAAGAAATCGCAGGATAATCAATCTTCTCACGGGCAAAAGCAAGGGAAGAATAATCAAAAGCACGATTCCAAGCCTAGAAACAACAATCAAAAGCATGAATCTAAGCCTAAAAATAACAATCAAAGACAACACAAAGCTCAGCACGTCAATGTAACGCCTTTAACTCCTGCCAAGACAGATAACTCTTGGGTTGCACCTACGGAGATTCCTGTAGAAGAGGGCAAGAAAGCTTTTCTTTCAATGGATTTATGTCCTGCAGTTCAGAGAGCTATTCATGAGATGGACTTTAAGTTTTGTACCCCAGTACAAGAGGGTGTTCTACCAATCTCTCTTAAGGGACAAGATGTTGCCGCTAAGGCGCAAACAGGTACGGGTAAGACCGCTGCATTTTTGATTTCTATGTACAATCACTTTGTAAATAACCCACAAACTGAAGTTAAAGCGGGGACACCTCGCGCACTCATCTTAGCGCCGACTCGTGAGTTAGCCTTACAGATTGGTGCCGATGCAGAAGGCTTAGGTAAGTATTGCGATATTCGCGTCGAAACTTTCTTTGGCGGTATGGATTTTGATAAGCAAGCACAAATTTTACGTGGACGAGTAGATATTGCCGTGGCCACGCCAGGCCGTTTGATGGATTACCATCGTCGTAAAATGATCAACCTCCGTGAAGTCGAGTTTTTATGTATTGATGAAGCTGACCGCATGCTCGATATGGGTTTTATTCCTGATGTGAGAAAAATTGTCGGCTACCTTCCTGGGCGTGATAAACGAATTACTCAGCTTTATTCAGCGACGCTCAATCAATCGGTACTCAACCTCGCGGCGAGTTGGCTCAATGAGAAGTACGAAAAAGTTGAGATCAATCCCGAGACAATCGTTTCTAAGAATGTTGACCAAAAAGTCTACACAGTAACGGCTAATCAAAAAGAAAACGTGATTCTTTGGCATCTTAAAAATGAAGAAGTGAAGCGCATGATCATTTTTGCCAACCGCAAATTTGACTGTGAACGCTTAGCAGATAAACTTTATCAGTATGGCGTCGATAAGCTCGAGCTTCTCACTGGTGATGTACCTCAGAAGAAGCGTATGCGCATTCTAGAAGAGTTTCGTTCTGGTAAAGTACAAGTTCTAGTAGCTACAGATGTAGCCGGTCGCGGTATCCACGTTGATGATGTAAGTCATGTTGTGAACTATGAGCTACCGTACGAACCTGAAGATTATGTTCACCGTGTCGGACGTACCGGTCGTGCCTCAGCATTGGGTAAAGCGATTAGTTTTGCCGATGAAAATAGTGGCTTTGAGCTTCCAGAGATTGAATGTTATATCGAAATGCAATTACCAGCTGAAGTTCCTCTAGAAGGAATGACAGACGATCATGATAAGAAGCACTCTGAGCGAAAGTTTGCTCAAAAACGTGGTGGCAATAAGCATAGCGGTAATCGCAATAAAGGTGGCTCTCGTCACCAAGAGCGCAACGGTGGTCATCATCACCGCAATAAACGTCGCTAA
- the rsmH gene encoding 16S rRNA (cytosine(1402)-N(4))-methyltransferase RsmH: MPDFHHIPVLAEQVIDGLRPQNGGKFIDCTLGGGGHSSMILSSGPDVKLLGLDCDDNALRAASERLSSFGDRFKSKRLNFRDLAKLKDDAEWNQVDGILMDIGVSSHHLDEASRGFTYRENGPLDMRMDRRLKVTASMILNKESLEGLTKIFRDYGEMKEAYRLAKAVVADREKELFTHTEQLAGLADRVCVNRNRRKRNPAPTLAFQALRIAVNDELGALESGMKAAFDLLKPGGRLAVISFHSLEDRMVKEFFKDKATSCTCPPDLPICVCGSKAQMKIITRKPLTAESGELAENTRAACAKLRVAEKI; encoded by the coding sequence ATGCCTGATTTTCACCATATCCCCGTTTTGGCCGAACAAGTAATTGATGGTCTTCGACCACAAAATGGTGGCAAGTTTATTGATTGTACTCTTGGGGGCGGAGGTCATAGCTCAATGATTTTGTCGAGTGGTCCAGATGTTAAGCTTCTCGGTTTGGATTGTGACGATAACGCACTTAGGGCCGCGAGTGAGCGCTTAAGTAGTTTTGGAGACAGATTTAAAAGTAAACGTTTAAATTTTCGCGACCTGGCTAAACTGAAAGATGATGCGGAATGGAATCAAGTTGATGGTATTCTGATGGATATTGGTGTGAGTTCTCACCATTTAGATGAAGCCAGTCGAGGTTTTACCTATCGTGAGAATGGCCCTTTAGATATGCGTATGGATCGTCGTTTAAAAGTCACAGCCTCGATGATTCTAAATAAAGAGAGTTTGGAAGGTTTAACAAAAATTTTCCGAGACTATGGAGAAATGAAAGAGGCCTATCGCTTAGCGAAAGCAGTGGTGGCTGATCGTGAAAAGGAGTTGTTCACTCATACGGAGCAACTAGCCGGTTTAGCTGATCGAGTTTGCGTTAATCGCAATCGTCGTAAGCGCAATCCTGCACCAACACTCGCCTTTCAAGCATTGAGAATTGCCGTGAATGATGAGCTTGGAGCTCTTGAGTCAGGAATGAAGGCAGCGTTTGACCTTCTCAAGCCTGGTGGTCGCCTAGCTGTGATAAGTTTCCATTCTCTCGAAGATCGCATGGTGAAAGAGTTTTTCAAAGACAAAGCAACAAGCTGTACCTGTCCACCTGATTTACCTATTTGCGTATGTGGAAGCAAGGCACAGATGAAGATTATAACACGCAAGCCTTTGACCGCTGAGTCTGGTGAACTTGCCGAAAATACGAGAGCTGCGTGCGCCAAGTTGCGCGTGGCCGAAAAAATTTAA
- a CDS encoding UDP-N-acetylmuramoyl-tripeptide--D-alanyl-D-alanine ligase — MLDFNELCQALNGEALVRDANYDDYRAFESDTRKDLTDTVFFAFEGDNFDGHNYLDLAVEKGARVLVVAKEVELLTLDSVAMIKVDDTVKAWQRLGHFLLQKQKSARRFGITGSSGKTSTNAILSQLLEFIRPKQVLSTHGNTNNHIGVTQNIVRLKGDESFFSLEVGTNHPGEIADLAKIVVPHAAILTSVGASHIGNFSGIDAIFDEKIDIFRYMARDGVAIVPAALVKRIEDALPERKDITYISFGKEKYADVRLGSYELGLEKSTFLVKLKSGESLSLESILSGEHQLLNICACVALLENYQEEYSFTISDLKSALSSVALPGMRMKTEKVEDQTFVLDCYNANPQSTSAFLDWVKSVYKSGVLVLGDMLELGDMAKKYHQEILDKAKAMQGFDLVTVGECFKEVNQEGKAFLDSLEAGAFLKENIKVNETLFFKGSRGIQLEKIYHKLRD; from the coding sequence ATGTTAGACTTTAACGAATTATGCCAAGCCTTAAACGGAGAAGCTTTGGTAAGAGATGCAAACTATGATGATTATCGCGCATTTGAGAGTGATACGCGTAAAGATTTGACTGACACGGTGTTTTTTGCTTTTGAAGGTGATAATTTTGACGGGCATAATTATTTAGATTTGGCGGTCGAAAAAGGTGCGCGCGTCTTGGTGGTCGCTAAAGAGGTGGAGCTACTAACTTTAGACTCTGTGGCAATGATTAAAGTGGATGACACAGTTAAGGCTTGGCAGAGATTGGGTCACTTTTTATTGCAAAAGCAAAAGTCAGCCAGGCGTTTTGGGATTACGGGGAGCTCGGGTAAAACCAGTACCAATGCCATTTTAAGTCAGCTCTTAGAGTTTATTCGACCTAAGCAAGTTTTAAGTACACATGGAAATACGAATAACCATATTGGTGTAACGCAAAATATTGTGAGATTAAAAGGTGATGAGAGTTTTTTTAGTTTGGAGGTGGGGACAAATCATCCGGGCGAGATTGCGGATCTCGCAAAAATTGTCGTTCCTCATGCGGCCATTTTAACTTCAGTTGGCGCATCGCATATTGGGAATTTCTCGGGTATAGATGCTATTTTTGATGAGAAAATTGATATCTTTCGCTACATGGCGCGAGATGGTGTTGCCATAGTTCCTGCGGCCTTAGTAAAGAGAATTGAAGATGCTTTGCCTGAGCGAAAAGACATAACTTATATTTCCTTCGGGAAAGAGAAGTATGCTGATGTACGCCTCGGATCTTACGAATTAGGTTTAGAAAAAAGTACGTTTTTAGTGAAACTTAAAAGTGGTGAAAGCCTAAGTTTAGAAAGTATTTTAAGCGGTGAGCATCAGTTATTGAATATTTGTGCCTGTGTAGCCTTACTCGAAAATTATCAAGAGGAGTATTCCTTCACAATTTCAGATCTTAAATCTGCTTTATCATCCGTTGCACTCCCAGGAATGCGCATGAAGACAGAGAAAGTAGAAGATCAAACTTTTGTTCTCGACTGCTATAACGCCAACCCGCAAAGTACTTCAGCCTTTTTGGATTGGGTGAAATCAGTCTATAAGTCAGGGGTTTTGGTTCTTGGAGATATGTTGGAGTTAGGTGATATGGCGAAGAAATATCATCAGGAAATTCTCGACAAAGCAAAGGCGATGCAAGGCTTTGACTTAGTGACTGTGGGAGAGTGTTTTAAAGAAGTGAATCAAGAAGGAAAAGCTTTTTTAGATAGCTTAGAAGCAGGAGCTTTTTTAAAGGAGAATATAAAAGTAAATGAGACCTTGTTTTTTAAGGGATCGCGGGGTATACAATTGGAAAAAATTTATCACAAACTTAGGGACTAA
- the mraY gene encoding phospho-N-acetylmuramoyl-pentapeptide-transferase, translating to MLYWLSQYDDSPLRIFKYLTFRSAGAAAIAFLIVVIFAPAMIRFLKEFAVAPQRLAGFVSEEELCAIKGKTPAMGGILIIIAVFVSTILWARLDLMVTRLCLMVMLSFGLLGFWDDFRKIRRMKGPLGNDGVSGKLRLFAEMIIAIAAIFILYRAPDTRDSAPLLTIPFMKEALLYMPMWIAMIYGVFVLWGTGNGVNISDGMDGLATGAMIIAMMSYMLIAYLCGNVAYSEYLSTPYIKGCGEAAVFGAAVVGACMGFLWYNSKPAAMFMGDTGSLALGGSLGIMAIIVKQEMILPIIGGVFVMEAGSSLLQTLYYKATGGKRIFLMAPIHHHFQKKGWSETQIVTRFWIIGAVCAAVGLATLKIR from the coding sequence ATGCTTTATTGGCTCAGTCAATATGATGACTCTCCACTTAGGATCTTTAAATACTTAACCTTTCGTTCAGCGGGTGCAGCAGCTATAGCTTTTCTTATTGTGGTAATATTTGCTCCGGCAATGATTCGCTTTCTTAAAGAGTTTGCCGTGGCACCCCAGCGTTTAGCTGGTTTTGTGTCTGAAGAAGAGCTATGTGCCATCAAGGGTAAGACTCCAGCAATGGGGGGGATTCTCATTATTATTGCTGTATTCGTCTCCACGATATTGTGGGCACGCTTAGATCTTATGGTTACGCGCTTGTGTCTCATGGTGATGCTTAGCTTCGGTCTTTTAGGTTTTTGGGATGACTTCCGAAAAATTCGTCGCATGAAGGGCCCACTTGGAAACGATGGAGTTTCCGGTAAATTACGTCTCTTTGCCGAAATGATTATTGCGATTGCCGCAATTTTTATTCTTTATCGCGCTCCAGACACTCGTGATAGTGCGCCACTTTTGACGATTCCTTTTATGAAAGAAGCGCTTCTCTATATGCCCATGTGGATTGCTATGATTTACGGTGTTTTTGTACTTTGGGGAACAGGCAATGGAGTTAATATTAGCGATGGCATGGATGGCTTGGCAACAGGAGCCATGATTATTGCCATGATGAGTTATATGCTCATTGCCTATCTTTGTGGTAATGTGGCATATTCTGAATATTTAAGCACGCCTTATATCAAGGGTTGCGGTGAAGCGGCCGTGTTTGGCGCTGCAGTTGTGGGTGCTTGTATGGGCTTTTTGTGGTATAACAGTAAGCCGGCTGCGATGTTTATGGGTGATACGGGAAGTTTAGCTCTCGGTGGATCTCTAGGGATCATGGCGATTATTGTTAAGCAAGAAATGATTTTGCCAATTATTGGCGGTGTTTTTGTGATGGAAGCGGGTTCTTCCTTATTACAAACTCTTTACTACAAAGCAACGGGTGGCAAGCGCATCTTTTTAATGGCTCCCATTCATCACCATTTCCAAAAAAAGGGGTGGTCTGAAACTCAAATTGTGACTCGATTTTGGATCATTGGGGCAGTCTGTGCCGCCGTAGGTCTAGCAACTTTAAAAATAAGGTAA
- a CDS encoding L-rhamnose mutarotase, whose amino-acid sequence MSEAIYGSTNPKESLDKDSVQRFGSMVELDLEKEAYYRELHANVWEGVQAKIHECNIRNYNIFVAPINGKKYLFSFFEYVGTDLEADMGKFPQDEETLRWWKETDPCQKRVEGTPDGEQWLGLERVFYQA is encoded by the coding sequence ATGAGCGAAGCAATTTACGGTAGTACCAACCCCAAAGAAAGCCTTGATAAAGACAGTGTTCAAAGATTTGGTTCAATGGTTGAATTGGACTTAGAAAAAGAAGCTTATTATCGCGAGCTACACGCTAATGTCTGGGAAGGTGTACAAGCTAAGATTCACGAATGCAATATTCGTAACTACAATATCTTTGTCGCACCCATCAATGGTAAAAAGTACTTATTTAGCTTTTTTGAGTATGTGGGAACTGACCTAGAAGCTGATATGGGTAAATTCCCTCAGGATGAAGAAACGCTGCGTTGGTGGAAAGAGACCGATCCTTGCCAAAAGCGTGTGGAAGGAACTCCAGATGGTGAACAATGGCTTGGGCTCGAAAGAGTCTTCTACCAAGCTTAA
- a CDS encoding division/cell wall cluster transcriptional repressor MraZ — protein sequence MQSDEIIFTGEFEHSVDAQRRLAIPRSWRGGEGARLYLLPGKEKMIQIIPEYMFAVLRERLKKVSFTNPKMARALAAFGAKIQEVQCDKQGRVPLPAKMKAHAGIKGDAVLVGAVTTAQIWAKQEWEASQDDEMDPYAMLDGLMNQDVSLDDLFGGDS from the coding sequence ATGCAATCAGACGAGATTATATTTACTGGCGAGTTCGAGCACTCTGTAGATGCTCAACGCCGTCTCGCGATCCCCCGCTCTTGGAGAGGGGGTGAAGGTGCCCGTTTGTATCTTTTACCTGGTAAAGAAAAAATGATTCAAATTATTCCTGAATACATGTTTGCTGTTTTGAGGGAACGCTTGAAAAAAGTTTCTTTCACTAATCCTAAGATGGCGCGAGCCTTAGCTGCGTTTGGCGCAAAGATTCAAGAAGTTCAGTGTGATAAGCAAGGTCGGGTACCTTTGCCCGCAAAGATGAAAGCCCATGCCGGCATTAAAGGTGATGCTGTTTTAGTCGGTGCAGTAACCACGGCTCAAATTTGGGCCAAGCAAGAATGGGAAGCGAGTCAAGATGACGAGATGGATCCTTATGCAATGCTCGATGGTTTGATGAACCAAGATGTAAGTTTAGATGATTTGTTTGGAGGGGATAGTTAA